In the Haloferula helveola genome, one interval contains:
- a CDS encoding OmpH family outer membrane protein, with the protein MTMIRKFAALIMAVGLCGAAAAQDAKLNIATVDMQQLFKEYHRTNEAQKNINVERARIQKENNERLARIRELDTELQNMRKQLDDPSISDSKKQSVYREWQMKQNEGIALDRERREFLQRRNQALNEKMVQRMKGILEEIRKLVEEEAKKEDYDYVFDKSGMSTSQVPFLLYTKDATDITAVLLEDLNKDAPEDSGTEEEATEPAPAEGATE; encoded by the coding sequence ATGACTATGATTCGTAAATTCGCCGCCCTGATCATGGCTGTCGGGCTTTGTGGAGCCGCCGCCGCCCAGGACGCCAAGCTGAACATCGCGACGGTCGATATGCAGCAGCTTTTCAAAGAGTACCATCGCACGAACGAGGCTCAGAAGAACATCAACGTCGAGCGCGCCCGGATCCAGAAGGAGAACAACGAGCGCCTCGCCCGCATCCGCGAGCTGGACACCGAGCTCCAGAACATGCGCAAGCAGCTCGATGATCCGTCGATCTCGGACTCCAAGAAGCAGTCGGTTTACCGCGAGTGGCAGATGAAGCAGAACGAGGGCATCGCGCTTGACCGTGAGCGCCGCGAGTTCCTCCAGCGCCGCAACCAGGCTCTCAACGAGAAGATGGTCCAGCGCATGAAGGGTATCCTCGAAGAAATCCGCAAGCTGGTGGAGGAAGAGGCCAAGAAAGAGGACTACGATTACGTGTTCGACAAGTCGGGCATGAGCACCTCGCAGGTTCCTTTCCTGCTCTACACCAAGGACGCGACGGACATCACCGCCGTGCTGCTTGAAGACCTCAACAAGGACGCTCCGGAGGACTCCGGCACCGAGGAAGAGGCCACCGAGCCCGCTCCTGCCGAAGGCGCCACCGAGTGA
- the dprA gene encoding DNA-processing protein DprA, translating to MLEALIALNALPKIGPVRIRRLLDRFGSADAVLSAPKDKLLGVEGIGPETAKVLRDWESHTDPAAELREVRERGLSILTPDDESFPPGLRESFDAPILLYVWGRIEERDRHAVGVVGTRRSSIYGKNSTKKLSFQLASSGFTILSGLARGIDTTAHEAAIAAGGRTVAVIGSGLAKLFPAENLPLAERIADGHGAVVSEFPLHTPPDKQTFPQRNRIVAAWSRALLVTESPVWSGSLITANLAGEYGRPVYAVPGPIDKPTSAGCNRLIREGATLITDAGELIDDLSGLLPMDRGLQPAPEPEKPDLPELPPEEATVLTALGTDESGIDRLIDSTGLPAPTVTATLLKLEMKRLVRALPGFRYVRR from the coding sequence ATGCTCGAAGCCCTCATTGCCCTCAACGCCCTGCCGAAGATCGGTCCGGTCCGGATTCGCCGCCTCCTCGATCGTTTCGGCTCGGCCGATGCCGTGCTCTCGGCGCCCAAGGACAAGCTGCTCGGTGTCGAAGGCATCGGCCCGGAAACCGCGAAGGTTCTGCGTGACTGGGAATCCCACACCGATCCCGCCGCCGAGCTCCGCGAGGTCCGCGAGCGCGGGCTTTCGATCCTCACTCCGGACGACGAATCGTTCCCGCCCGGCCTTCGCGAATCTTTCGACGCGCCGATCCTGCTCTACGTCTGGGGCCGGATCGAGGAGCGCGACAGGCACGCGGTCGGCGTGGTGGGAACCCGTCGATCTTCCATCTACGGGAAAAACAGTACCAAAAAACTGTCGTTCCAGCTCGCGAGCTCCGGTTTCACCATCCTCTCCGGACTCGCCCGCGGCATCGACACGACCGCGCACGAGGCTGCAATCGCGGCAGGCGGACGCACGGTCGCGGTGATCGGTTCCGGACTCGCCAAGCTGTTCCCCGCCGAGAACCTTCCGCTCGCCGAGCGGATCGCCGACGGCCACGGCGCCGTCGTGTCCGAATTCCCGCTCCACACGCCACCCGACAAGCAGACTTTCCCGCAGCGCAACCGGATCGTCGCGGCATGGTCGCGCGCCTTGCTCGTCACCGAATCGCCGGTCTGGTCAGGCTCACTCATAACCGCCAATCTGGCCGGTGAATACGGCCGCCCGGTTTACGCCGTGCCCGGCCCCATCGACAAACCCACGTCCGCCGGCTGCAACCGCCTGATCCGCGAGGGAGCTACGCTCATCACCGACGCCGGAGAACTCATCGACGACTTGTCCGGCCTGTTGCCGATGGACCGCGGGCTTCAGCCCGCCCCGGAGCCCGAGAAACCGGACCTCCCCGAACTCCCCCCGGAAGAAGCCACCGTCCTGACCGCCCTCGGCACCGACGAGAGCGGCATCGACCGCCTCATCGACTCCACCGGCCTCCCCGCGCCCACCGTCACCGCCACCCTCCTGAAGCTCGAAATGAAGCGCCTCGTCCGCGCCCTCCCCGGCTTCCGCTACGTCCGGAGGTAA
- a CDS encoding POTRA domain-containing protein — protein sequence MAKVTLHLLAAACLFGALGCRSKRTSVEGERIAAVEFRYTGPTWIEEQRLRNYIVLRRGAPYSTADVDNDIVALYESGFVDDVRVLAEKQHDGVRVVYEVVPRRSLGVGTLIVGNHSVSTEALEADLAGLDPFDSAPAEIEAARQALLKRYRKAGFPDCLIKVVAKDGGPPRQDDFIFSIIEGKRR from the coding sequence ATGGCGAAGGTCACACTGCATCTACTCGCCGCCGCGTGCCTGTTCGGCGCGCTCGGGTGTCGGAGCAAGCGCACTTCCGTCGAAGGAGAGAGGATTGCCGCCGTGGAGTTCAGATACACCGGTCCGACATGGATCGAAGAACAGCGGCTACGAAACTACATCGTTCTTCGGCGAGGAGCGCCCTACTCCACCGCCGATGTGGACAACGACATCGTGGCGCTCTACGAGAGCGGGTTTGTCGACGACGTCAGGGTTTTGGCCGAGAAGCAGCATGACGGTGTTCGGGTCGTTTATGAAGTGGTGCCACGCCGGTCGCTGGGCGTGGGGACACTCATCGTAGGTAACCACTCGGTTTCCACCGAAGCACTGGAGGCGGACCTCGCGGGCCTCGATCCCTTCGACAGCGCCCCCGCAGAAATCGAAGCCGCCCGCCAAGCACTCCTCAAGCGTTACCGGAAGGCCGGTTTCCCCGACTGCCTGATCAAGGTGGTCGCCAAGGATGGTGGTCCTCCGAGACAGGACGATTTCATCTTCAGCATCATCGAAGGAAAACGCCGCTGA
- the topB gene encoding DNA topoisomerase III: protein MGKTLIIAEKPSVMTDLSRALAKVFGKFEKKGKARDAYFENDDAVITSAVGHLVELRMPTGPNGNKLPWKFDVLPAIPSRFDLDPIEQSSARLKQVVRLAKRKDIDLIVNACDAGREGELIFRYIMDIGGIDKPVKRLWMQSMTQGAILEAWEQLRSDEEMQPLADAARCRSESDWLVGLNATRALTCFRSRHGGFNITSAGRVQTPTLAILAKREAEIQAFKPDPYFEVHGTFGVKAGDYLGKWIDPEFKRDPSQPHGRAERIWDRSLAEAIKSRCEGQTGRIEETKKPSTQIAPQLYDLTTLQREAPFSAKGTLSLAQALYEKHKMVTYPRTDSRYLPEDYMATVRETMAEIANSDLPVAEFARAALEEKNGAKLIMSKRIFDSSKVTDHFAIIPTGRVVKLSDAEQTLYDFIVKRFIAVFYPNAKFEQTTRLTRIETTGANDVFKTEGRVLVEPGWLAVYGRKPGVASGKDGLTAVEDGETANTESLEILDLETKPPARYTESTLLSAMEGAGKLLDDEELAAAMSERGLGTPATRAAIIETLLRQKYIARDGDGGRAPLHVSPNGMRLIRLCKEMNVEGLASPQMTGDWEYKLRQMELGKLQRDEFMDEIKAYTTKIVEQAKGLAEELKSRSFPDLEVPCPACGAPALKQTDATYECREPDCKFRAKKHIAGRLLTPKEAKQLFTTKFVGPLEGFMSRFNKPFEAGLELDDKFKVNFVFDQDEKESASDLTEDQVIGTVPLTDGRQVKVYGTEKAWFVPEIQTKKEPDGIRIGKTILQREIPEEELLKMLAEGKTGLIKGFISNRTKRPFDAHLVLDLDAGKIGFEFPPRPAKKTAKKAAKKDSEA from the coding sequence ATGGGAAAAACGCTGATCATCGCCGAGAAACCGTCCGTCATGACCGACCTCAGCCGGGCCTTGGCCAAGGTGTTCGGCAAGTTCGAGAAGAAAGGGAAGGCCCGGGATGCCTACTTCGAGAATGACGACGCCGTGATCACCTCGGCGGTCGGGCACCTGGTAGAGCTCCGGATGCCGACCGGCCCCAACGGCAACAAGCTGCCGTGGAAATTCGACGTCCTCCCCGCGATCCCGAGCCGCTTCGATCTCGATCCGATCGAGCAATCGTCGGCCCGCCTCAAGCAGGTCGTCCGGCTCGCCAAGCGCAAGGACATCGATCTGATCGTGAATGCCTGCGACGCCGGCCGCGAGGGAGAGCTGATTTTCCGCTACATCATGGACATCGGCGGCATCGACAAACCGGTGAAGCGCCTCTGGATGCAGTCGATGACCCAAGGCGCGATCCTTGAGGCATGGGAACAGCTCCGTTCCGATGAGGAGATGCAGCCGCTGGCCGACGCCGCCCGCTGCCGTTCGGAGTCCGACTGGCTGGTCGGCCTCAACGCGACCCGCGCGCTGACCTGCTTCCGCTCCCGCCACGGCGGCTTCAACATCACCTCCGCCGGCCGGGTGCAGACCCCGACGCTCGCGATCCTCGCCAAGCGGGAGGCCGAGATCCAGGCCTTCAAGCCCGATCCCTACTTCGAGGTCCACGGCACCTTCGGCGTGAAGGCGGGTGACTACCTCGGCAAGTGGATCGATCCCGAGTTCAAACGGGACCCCTCCCAGCCCCATGGCCGTGCCGAACGGATCTGGGATCGCTCTCTGGCCGAGGCCATCAAGTCCCGCTGCGAGGGACAGACCGGCCGGATCGAGGAAACGAAGAAGCCGTCCACCCAGATCGCTCCCCAGCTCTACGATCTCACCACGCTGCAGCGCGAGGCGCCGTTCTCCGCCAAGGGCACGCTTTCACTGGCCCAGGCACTCTACGAGAAACACAAGATGGTGACGTATCCGCGGACCGACTCGCGGTACCTGCCGGAGGATTATATGGCCACCGTTCGCGAAACGATGGCGGAAATCGCCAACAGCGACCTTCCGGTCGCCGAATTCGCCCGGGCAGCTCTCGAGGAGAAAAACGGGGCCAAGCTGATAATGTCCAAGCGGATCTTCGATTCATCCAAGGTCACCGATCACTTCGCGATCATCCCGACGGGCCGCGTGGTGAAACTCTCGGACGCGGAACAGACGCTCTACGACTTCATCGTCAAACGCTTCATCGCCGTCTTCTATCCGAACGCCAAGTTCGAGCAGACGACGCGCCTGACCCGGATCGAGACGACCGGGGCGAATGATGTCTTCAAGACCGAAGGACGGGTGCTGGTGGAGCCCGGATGGCTCGCGGTCTATGGCCGCAAACCGGGCGTCGCTTCCGGAAAGGACGGTCTGACCGCCGTCGAGGACGGCGAAACCGCGAACACAGAGTCGCTCGAGATCCTCGATCTCGAAACGAAACCGCCGGCCCGCTACACCGAGTCGACCCTGCTCTCCGCCATGGAAGGTGCCGGCAAACTGCTCGATGACGAGGAACTGGCCGCTGCGATGTCCGAACGCGGACTCGGCACTCCGGCCACACGCGCCGCGATCATCGAGACGCTGCTGCGCCAGAAATACATCGCCCGCGATGGAGACGGCGGACGCGCGCCCCTGCACGTCAGCCCGAACGGCATGCGCCTCATCCGCCTGTGCAAGGAGATGAACGTCGAAGGTCTCGCCTCGCCACAGATGACGGGCGACTGGGAGTACAAGCTCCGGCAGATGGAGCTCGGCAAGCTGCAGCGCGACGAGTTCATGGATGAGATCAAGGCCTACACCACGAAGATCGTGGAGCAGGCCAAAGGGCTCGCGGAAGAACTCAAGAGCCGAAGCTTCCCCGATCTCGAAGTGCCCTGTCCCGCCTGTGGCGCACCGGCTCTGAAACAGACCGACGCCACCTACGAGTGTCGTGAACCGGACTGCAAGTTCCGCGCGAAGAAACACATCGCCGGCCGATTGCTCACTCCGAAGGAAGCGAAGCAACTCTTCACCACCAAGTTTGTCGGACCGCTCGAAGGCTTCATGAGCCGCTTCAACAAGCCCTTCGAGGCAGGACTCGAGCTCGACGACAAGTTCAAGGTCAACTTCGTCTTCGATCAGGACGAGAAGGAATCGGCTTCGGATCTGACCGAAGACCAGGTCATCGGCACCGTGCCGCTGACCGACGGCCGTCAGGTGAAGGTTTACGGCACCGAGAAGGCCTGGTTCGTTCCCGAGATCCAGACCAAGAAGGAGCCCGACGGCATCCGCATCGGCAAAACCATTCTCCAGCGCGAGATTCCCGAAGAAGAGCTGCTCAAGATGCTCGCCGAAGGAAAGACCGGACTGATCAAGGGCTTCATCTCGAACCGGACCAAGCGCCCCTTCGACGCCCATCTGGTGCTGGATCTGGATGCCGGCAAGATCGGCTTCGAATTCCCGCCCAGGCCGGCCAAGAAGACCGCGAAAAAGGCTGCCAAGAAGGACTCGGAAGCTTGA
- the lpxD gene encoding UDP-3-O-(3-hydroxymyristoyl)glucosamine N-acyltransferase produces the protein MSREAVALTLSELARQVDGDIVRGEPSFVIEGIASLDEATATELSFLGNERYRQQFLKTRAGAVIVPKGVEDGPEGVALVAAENPSYAFGAAVKHFTAAHARQFEPGVDPRAVIHETAKLNRDKVRIHAGAVVMAGAVIGDGTEIGPNAVVGEQVKIGVDCHVHALVSIRERCVLGDRVIIQPGAVIGSDGFGYETVNGSHVKIDQIGIVVLDDDVEVGANTTIDRARFGRTAIGAGTKIDNLVQIAHNVQLGPHNLIVSQSGIAGSAKTGKYVVLAAQAGIGGHVTIGDQAVFAGRSGATADMEGGQTYGGYPAQPHMDEQRQKAALRKLPDLIKRVKRLEKG, from the coding sequence GTGAGCCGCGAGGCCGTGGCACTGACCCTTTCCGAGCTCGCCCGACAGGTCGATGGTGACATCGTCCGGGGCGAGCCTTCTTTTGTGATCGAAGGCATCGCCTCTCTCGACGAGGCGACCGCCACCGAGCTCTCGTTCCTCGGCAACGAGCGCTATCGCCAGCAGTTCCTGAAAACCCGGGCCGGTGCCGTGATCGTGCCGAAGGGAGTCGAGGACGGGCCCGAAGGCGTCGCGCTGGTCGCGGCCGAGAACCCTTCGTATGCCTTCGGTGCGGCGGTAAAACACTTCACGGCGGCGCATGCCCGGCAGTTCGAGCCGGGAGTCGATCCGCGCGCGGTTATCCACGAGACCGCCAAGCTGAACCGCGACAAGGTCCGGATCCATGCCGGGGCCGTGGTGATGGCAGGGGCGGTGATCGGCGACGGCACCGAAATCGGGCCGAATGCGGTGGTCGGCGAACAGGTGAAGATCGGCGTGGACTGCCATGTGCACGCCCTGGTCTCGATCCGCGAACGCTGCGTGCTCGGAGACCGGGTGATCATCCAGCCGGGCGCGGTGATCGGTTCGGACGGTTTCGGCTATGAAACGGTCAACGGCAGCCACGTGAAGATCGACCAGATCGGAATCGTGGTTCTCGACGACGACGTCGAAGTCGGCGCCAACACGACGATCGACCGGGCGCGCTTCGGCCGGACCGCGATCGGTGCCGGCACCAAAATCGACAATCTCGTCCAGATCGCCCACAACGTGCAGCTGGGTCCGCACAACCTGATCGTTTCCCAGAGCGGGATCGCGGGTAGCGCCAAGACCGGCAAGTATGTCGTCCTCGCCGCCCAAGCGGGCATCGGCGGTCACGTGACCATCGGCGATCAGGCGGTATTCGCCGGACGCAGCGGAGCTACGGCGGATATGGAAGGCGGACAGACCTACGGCGGTTATCCCGCCCAGCCCCACATGGACGAGCAACGTCAGAAAGCGGCGCTGAGGAAATTGCCCGACTTGATCAAGCGCGTGAAGCGGCTGGAGAAGGGGTGA
- the panC gene encoding pantoate--beta-alanine ligase, which translates to MRVVTTPGDLRDPSPAPLVLVPTMGALHAGHLALIRRAREAAGPDGTVAVSIFVNPIQFDRPGDLDAYPRKLESDLEKCRSEGVDLVFTPAPDAMYLPDRSVTVLETSLSKTLCGATRPGHFDGVCTVVLKLFNLFRPASAVFGEKDFQQLAIIRRMVRDLDLPVEIIAHPTLREPDGLAMSSRNARLTPDQRNDATRIRRGLEAAASLLEARPGATPAELLEQARSAIESPLNRIDYLELVDAESLQPANDLTQAALLATAVFYGDVRLIDNRLLPSG; encoded by the coding sequence ATGCGCGTCGTCACCACCCCCGGGGACCTTCGAGATCCGAGCCCGGCGCCGCTGGTGCTGGTGCCTACGATGGGGGCTCTCCACGCCGGCCACCTCGCCCTGATCCGGCGCGCGCGGGAAGCCGCGGGACCGGACGGCACGGTGGCGGTTTCGATCTTCGTCAATCCGATCCAGTTCGATCGCCCCGGCGACCTCGACGCCTACCCGCGGAAGCTCGAGTCCGACCTGGAGAAATGCCGGTCGGAGGGCGTCGACCTGGTCTTCACTCCTGCTCCGGACGCGATGTATCTCCCGGACCGCTCGGTCACGGTGCTTGAGACCTCGCTTTCCAAGACCTTGTGCGGTGCCACCCGTCCCGGGCACTTCGACGGGGTCTGCACGGTGGTGCTCAAGCTCTTCAATCTCTTCCGTCCAGCGTCGGCGGTCTTTGGCGAAAAGGACTTCCAGCAGCTCGCGATCATCCGCCGGATGGTGCGCGACCTCGATCTTCCGGTCGAAATCATCGCCCACCCGACCCTTCGGGAGCCCGACGGATTGGCGATGTCGTCGCGAAATGCGCGGCTGACGCCCGATCAAAGAAACGACGCGACGCGCATCCGAAGGGGACTCGAGGCTGCTGCGTCGCTGCTGGAGGCCCGCCCCGGAGCGACTCCCGCGGAACTCCTCGAACAGGCTCGCTCAGCCATCGAATCCCCCCTCAACCGCATCGACTACCTCGAATTGGTCGACGCCGAGTCCCTGCAGCCGGCCAACGACCTGACCCAAGCCGCCCTGCTTGCGACCGCCGTCTTCTACGGAGACGTCCGGCTCATCGACAACCGCCTGCTGCCCTCGGGCTGA
- a CDS encoding PVC-type heme-binding CxxCH protein, with protein MRSLIPFIATALNAAEFPEPTNTETRPGTPMPAQEVAAKTPMPEGFRIGVFAAEPTVQNPIDCSWDFEGRMWVAENFTYERRGTNLRDDFRDRVILLKDTSGDGKADQRRVFTDDLINLTSLEWTPEGLWVMCPPQLLFIPDKNRDAVPDGPSEVVLDGFTVPKNNHHNFANGLRIGPDGWLYGRCGGSAPGDVGKPGTPAAGRIPLRGGVWRYHRFRGTFEVIASGTTNPWGHDWDKDGNLFIINTVNDHLFHVVPGMRLARKMTRPAHPRVYEMISGHADHWHYDTKGEWHQSRDGAANDLGGGHAHVGMMIYHGNNWPEEYRGRLFTINLHGRRINQEILKPEGSGFVASHAEDLFVTPDPFFRGVELTEGPHGEVYLLDWSDTGECHEHTGVHRTSGRIYMITYDEYRKFDVLTLEERNDDENSGDIQPWFLRIYQTIAPMPRIEPKLADAGPDAVSRSLRFTTDFWPLDRIDCTRTDLPNTVEEAEKYLPHMARLADHSPRVRLELASILQRLPVRLRRNLAVPLVRHAEDADDHNLPLLVWYGLIPVADHHPDHLVEIFAACEWPKLRQFIARRLAEDLDTRPAPLDALLRTARAHSRPGASADIVIGMSQALSGWATAEAPRSWKTFTETVPPASKAQLDELHSLFGDGRSIAEIEAVARNPKAPLEARHAAVRGLIRANPDNLKPILLSLLDTRQLNTTAASGLASFDDPKVAEALIRKLGKFHSTEQDKILEILSARPVFAKALLATVESGKLPAKQLTAYHARQIENLGDPVLTEKLHKLWGTPSSTDAAKADLIEKTRAALTPNVLAEASLKSGKQQFEARCASCHKLHGKGGNIGPDLTGGGRSDLDYLLHNIIDPSFELAPDYRMEIFTLKDGRTLTGVVKESSPKTVVIQTMTDRVPLERGQIGKRLVIETSLMPEGLLNGLSPEQVRDLFGYLMHPGPPAE; from the coding sequence GTGCGTTCCCTCATTCCGTTCATCGCCACCGCTCTCAACGCTGCCGAGTTTCCCGAGCCAACGAATACCGAAACCCGGCCCGGCACGCCGATGCCGGCCCAAGAAGTCGCCGCGAAAACACCGATGCCGGAAGGCTTCAGGATCGGTGTCTTCGCCGCAGAGCCGACGGTGCAAAACCCCATCGACTGCTCATGGGACTTCGAGGGCCGCATGTGGGTTGCCGAAAATTTCACCTACGAACGCCGCGGCACGAACCTGCGCGACGACTTCCGCGACCGGGTGATCCTGCTCAAGGACACCAGCGGAGACGGCAAGGCGGATCAGCGCCGCGTCTTCACCGACGACCTCATCAACCTCACCTCGCTCGAGTGGACGCCGGAAGGCCTGTGGGTCATGTGCCCTCCACAGCTTCTTTTCATTCCTGACAAGAACCGCGACGCCGTGCCGGACGGACCGTCCGAGGTGGTTCTCGACGGTTTCACGGTGCCGAAGAACAACCACCACAATTTCGCCAACGGCCTGAGGATCGGACCCGACGGCTGGCTCTACGGACGCTGCGGCGGCTCCGCACCCGGAGACGTCGGCAAGCCCGGTACACCGGCCGCCGGGCGCATCCCGCTTCGCGGCGGTGTGTGGCGCTACCACCGATTCCGCGGAACCTTCGAGGTCATCGCATCCGGCACCACCAACCCGTGGGGACACGACTGGGACAAGGACGGCAACCTGTTCATCATCAACACCGTCAACGACCACCTCTTCCACGTCGTGCCCGGGATGCGACTCGCGAGGAAGATGACCCGACCCGCCCATCCGCGCGTTTATGAAATGATCTCCGGACACGCCGATCATTGGCACTACGACACCAAGGGCGAATGGCACCAGTCCCGCGACGGCGCCGCCAACGACCTCGGCGGAGGGCACGCCCATGTCGGGATGATGATCTACCACGGAAACAACTGGCCGGAAGAATACCGGGGCCGGCTCTTCACGATCAATCTCCACGGCCGACGCATCAACCAGGAGATCCTCAAGCCGGAGGGCTCCGGATTTGTCGCAAGCCACGCCGAAGACCTGTTCGTCACGCCCGATCCATTCTTCCGGGGCGTCGAACTGACCGAAGGCCCCCATGGCGAGGTTTACCTCCTCGACTGGTCCGACACCGGCGAGTGCCACGAACACACCGGCGTCCACCGGACCAGCGGCAGGATCTACATGATTACCTACGATGAATATCGTAAATTCGATGTGTTGACCTTGGAAGAGAGGAACGACGACGAGAATTCCGGAGATATCCAACCATGGTTCCTTCGCATCTATCAAACGATAGCGCCTATGCCCCGGATCGAACCAAAGCTGGCTGACGCCGGACCTGACGCGGTCAGCAGAAGCCTCAGGTTCACCACCGATTTCTGGCCGCTTGACCGGATCGACTGCACCAGAACCGACCTCCCCAACACGGTGGAGGAAGCCGAGAAATATCTACCGCACATGGCGCGGTTGGCAGACCACTCACCTAGGGTCCGCTTGGAACTCGCGTCGATCCTGCAGCGCCTGCCGGTCCGCTTGCGGAGGAACCTGGCAGTTCCTCTGGTCCGGCATGCCGAGGACGCCGACGACCACAACCTCCCCCTTCTCGTCTGGTATGGCCTGATCCCCGTCGCCGACCACCACCCCGACCACCTCGTCGAGATCTTCGCCGCCTGCGAGTGGCCCAAGCTCCGCCAGTTCATCGCCCGCCGACTCGCCGAGGATCTCGACACCCGCCCGGCCCCGCTCGATGCGCTGCTGCGGACCGCGCGAGCCCACTCGCGCCCGGGAGCCTCCGCCGACATCGTCATCGGCATGTCCCAAGCCCTCTCCGGCTGGGCCACCGCCGAAGCCCCGCGTTCCTGGAAAACCTTCACCGAAACTGTTCCCCCTGCGTCCAAGGCCCAACTCGACGAACTCCACTCGCTCTTCGGCGACGGTCGTTCCATCGCCGAAATCGAAGCCGTGGCCCGCAATCCGAAAGCGCCCCTCGAAGCCCGCCACGCCGCCGTCCGCGGCCTCATCCGGGCCAATCCGGACAACCTCAAGCCGATCCTCCTTTCCCTCCTCGACACTCGCCAGCTCAACACGACCGCTGCCTCTGGTCTCGCCAGCTTCGACGACCCGAAAGTCGCCGAGGCCCTCATCCGCAAGCTCGGCAAGTTCCACTCCACCGAGCAGGACAAAATCCTGGAAATCCTGAGCGCCCGACCCGTTTTCGCCAAAGCCCTGCTAGCAACCGTCGAGTCCGGCAAACTCCCGGCAAAGCAACTCACCGCCTATCACGCCCGCCAGATCGAGAACCTCGGCGATCCCGTGCTGACCGAGAAACTCCACAAGCTCTGGGGCACGCCGAGCTCCACCGACGCCGCCAAGGCCGACCTCATCGAGAAAACCCGCGCCGCCCTCACTCCGAACGTACTCGCCGAAGCGTCCCTCAAGTCCGGCAAGCAGCAGTTCGAGGCCCGCTGCGCCTCCTGCCACAAGCTGCATGGCAAGGGCGGCAACATCGGCCCCGACCTCACCGGCGGCGGCCGGAGCGACCTCGACTACCTCCTCCACAACATCATCGATCCCTCATTTGAGTTGGCCCCCGACTACCGGATGGAGATCTTCACCCTGAAGGACGGCCGGACCCTGACCGGGGTCGTGAAGGAGTCGTCCCCGAAGACCGTCGTCATCCAAACCATGACCGATCGCGTGCCGCTCGAGCGGGGTCAGATCGGGAAACGCCTCGTGATCGAGACCTCCCTGATGCCCGAAGGCCTGCTCAACGGCCTGAGCCCTGAACAAGTCCGCGATCTCTTCGGCTACCTGATGCATCCGGGACCTCCCGCGGAGTGA